A single window of Periplaneta americana isolate PAMFEO1 chromosome 14, P.americana_PAMFEO1_priV1, whole genome shotgun sequence DNA harbors:
- the meng gene encoding serine/threonine-protein kinase meng-po, giving the protein MKNRDREYGIHNIQKTRLDDIDISAEYDIQSTLAEGSFARILLVRHRRTSTKVVLKAIHMELTAESEFNREYHYSYYLSPHPNILSVYPVAFTTENCFVFAQEYAPLGDLSGSVRAGGLSELYCKRIAEQLASAVGFLHSLKLVHRDLKLENVLVFAADMSLIKLCDFGATVREGTLVTKHRCTWQPFLPPEICELVSNERYECKLTSDCWQLGIIIFVCMTGCPPWQSADISDGAYCNFMRWQKRKTTKVPVQFRAFTSRFLRMLRRLLERKPDKRASVTEINKYLKDMWMDRKTSGRASSCGVAGAGAGASSSAIAISRRESINMYLNQLDDKTHLVDESKNRLKKLLTGYGLETTIDQKAMTKRVWEWLLQCDHQAIPRFENV; this is encoded by the coding sequence ATGAAGAATAGGGACAGAGAGTACGGGATACACAACATTCAGAAGACGAGACTGGATGACATCGACATCTCGGCTGAATACGACATCCAAAGTACTCTGGCTGAAGGCAGCTTCGCAAGAATTCTACTTGTCAGGCACCGACGCACCAGCACAAAAGTGGTGCTCAAAGCTATCCACATGGAACTCACAGCAGAAAGCGAATTCAACAGGGAGTACCACTACAGCTACTATCTAAGTCCTCATCCGAACATTCTCTCTGTATACCCAGTAGCTTTCACAACTGAGAACTGTTTTGTATTTGCCCAAGAATACGCTCCTCTCGGAGACCTATCCGGATCTGTAAGAGCCGGAGGATTATCTGAGTTGTACTGCAAGAGAATAGCAGAACAGTTGGCATCCGCTGTCGGGTTTCTGCATTCCTTGAAGCTAGTGCATCGAGATCTGAAATTAGAGAACGTTCTAGTTTTTGCAGCTGATATGTCGCTCATTAAACTCTGTGATTTTGGTGCGACTGTTCGAGAAGGCACATTAGTAACTAAGCATAGATGCACGTGGCAACCGTTCTTGCCACCAGAAATTTGTGAACTCGTCAGTAATGAAAGGTATGAATGTAAATTAACATCAGATTGTTGGCAACTAGGgattattatatttgtttgcaTGACCGGATGTCCTCCTTGGCAATCGGCTGACATTTCTGATGGAGCCTATTGTAATTTTATGAGATGGCAGAAAAGAAAAACAACTAAGGTTCCAGTACAATTCCGTGCTTTCACTTCTCGGTTCCTAAGAATGTTAAGGCGATTGTTAGAAAGAAAGCCGGATAAGAGAGCATCTGTTACCGAGATCAACAAGTATCTTAAAGATATGTGGATGGATCGAAAAACATCAGGAAGGGCTTCCAGTTGTGGGGTTGCCGGTGCCGGTGCCGGTGCCTCTTCATCAGCAATCGCCATCTCAAGGCGCGAATCAATTAACATGTATCTGAATCAGTTAGACGACAAAACCCACCTCGTCGACGAGAGTAAAAACAGGCTAAAGAAATTACTGACCGGTTATGGTCTTGAAACGACAATCGACCAGAAAGCAATGACGAAAAGGGTTTGGGAATGGCTGCTCCAGTGTGACCATCAAGCAATCCCCAGATTTGAAAATGTATGA